The proteins below come from a single Cololabis saira isolate AMF1-May2022 chromosome 2, fColSai1.1, whole genome shotgun sequence genomic window:
- the LOC133418397 gene encoding NACHT, LRR and PYD domains-containing protein 12-like yields MKSDRSKDLHIYFKESPGFPSERVDEQISESPSGPSVQQHQTQLDSVFQLLEDDIIMFVKDELKKIQKVLSPDYPESSESLEEDEDEEQKSIRETFMKITVKFLRRRKQEKLADLLQSNTVPAVCQSKLKVQLQKKHQHVFEGINKAGNPTLLEQIYTELYITEGGTGEVNDEHEVRQIEAASRKPDGAETAIRQEDIFKPPPGRGGPIRTVMTKGVAGIGKTVLTQKFSLDWAEGRTNQDIQFLLPFTFRQLNVLREEKFSLVELVHRFFSETKGICSFEEFQVVFIFDGLDESRLPLDFHNSTIVSDPRRSTSVDVLLTNLIRGNLLPSARLWITTRPAAANQIPPYCIDMVTEVRGFTDPQKEEYFRKRFRDEEQTSRIISHIKTSRSLHIMCHIPVFCWITATVLENVLENILETREGGELPKTLTEMYIHFLVVQAKLKKVKYDGGAETDPHWSPESRKMVESLGKLAFEQLQKGNLIFYEPDLRECGIDVREASVYSGVFTQIFREESGLYQDQVFCFIHLSVQEFLAALHVRLTFIKSGVNLLEEEKNTETDLYQTAVDKALQSPNGHLDLFLRFLLGLSLETNQNLLRGLLEPKQRSSQNNQETVEYIKEKISGDLSAERSINLFHCLNELNDRSLVEEVQWSLRSGRLSRDELSPAQWSALVFILLSSEGDLEVFDLKKFSASEEALRRLLPVVKASKKALLSGCNLSEDICPLLSSVLSSQSYSLTELDLSNNDLQDSGLEQLCPGLESPHCHLESLRLSGCLISEEGSSSLVSALTSNPSHLRELDLSYNHPGESAGKLLSILEDPRWRLDTLRVEPAGQRWLTPGLRKYSCQLTIDTNTVNKYIKLSDNNRKIMCVRDYQSYPDHPDRFDTWRQLLCREVLTGRCYWEVQWSGTVHVSVSYKRISRRGNSDDCGFGWNDNSWSLLCSDDDQYRVYHNKRETSCSSSTSVSNRLTVYVDIPAGTLSFYSISSDRLIHLHTFNTTFTEPLYPGFGFGFNPGPGSSVSLC; encoded by the exons ATGAAGAGTGACAGATCAAAGGATTTACATATCTATTTTAAAGAGTCTCCTGGTTTTCCTTCAGAGAG agtggacgagcagatctcagagtcccccagcggtccgtctgtccagcagcatcagacccagctggactccgtctttcag ctgctggaggacgacatcatcatgtttgtgaaggacgagctgaagaagatccagaaggttctgagtccagattacccagaatcctcagagagtctggaggaggatgaagatgaagagcagaagagcatcagagagacattcatgaagatcacagtgaagttcttgaggaggaggaagcaggagaagctggctgacctcctgcagagca atACCGTCCCTGCCGTTTGTCAATCCAAACTCAAAGTTCAGCTGCAGAAGAAGCACCAGCATGTGTTTGAGGGGATCAataaagcaggaaacccaacccttctggagcagatctacacggagctctacatcacagagggagggaccggagaggtcaacgatgaacatgaagtcagacagattgaagcagcttccaggaaaccagacggagcagaaacagccatcagacaggaagacatctttaaacccccacctggaagaggaggaccaatcagaacggtgatgacgaagggagtggccggcatcgggaaaacagtcctaacacagaagttcagtctggactgggctgaaggcagaaccaaccaggacatccagttcctgcttccattcaccttcagacagctgaatgtgctgagagaggagaagttcagcttggtggaactagttcatcgattcttctctgaaaccaaaggaatctgcagctttgaagagttccaggtcgtgttcatctttgatggtctggatgagagtcgacttcctctggacttccacaactctacaatcgtcagtgaccccagaaggtccacctcagtggacgtgctgctgacaaacctcatcagggggaacctgcttccttctgctcgtctctggatcaccacacgacccgcagcagccaatcagatccctccttaCTGTATTGACATGGTGACAgaagtcagagggttcactgacccacagaaggaggaatacttcaggaagaggttcagagatgaggagcagaccagcaggatcatctcccacatcaagacatcacggagcctccacatcatgtgccacatcccagtcttctgctggatcactgctacggtcctggagaacgtcctggagaacatcctggaaaccagagagggaggggagctgcccaagaccctgactgagatgtacatccacttcctggtggtccaggccaaactgaagaaggtcaagtatgatggaggagctgagacggatccacactggagtccagagagcaggaagatggtggagtctctgggaaaactggcttttgagcagctgcagaaaggaaatctgatcttctatgaaccagacctgagagagtgtggcatcgatgtcagagaggcttcagtgtactcaggagtgttcacccagatctttagagaggaaagcggcctgtaccaggaccaggtcttctgcttcatccatctgagtgtccaggagtttctggctgctcttcatgtccgtctgaccttcatcaagtctggagtcaacctgctggaggaagagaagaacacAGAGACTGACCTCTATCAGAcagctgtggacaaggccttacagagtccaaacggacacctggacttgttcctgcgcttcctcctgggtctttcactggagaccaatcagaacctcctacgaggtctgttggagccaaaacaaagaagttcacagaacaatcaggaaacagttgaatacatcaaggagaagatcagtggggatctgtctgcagagagaagcatcaacctgttccactgtctgaatgaactgaacgatcggtctctggtggaggaggtccaatGGTCCCTGAGGTCTGGACGTCTCTCCAGAGatgaactgtctcctgctcagtggtcggctctggtcttcatcttactgtcatcagaaggagatctggaggtgtttgacctgaagaagttctcagcttcagaggaggctctacggaggctgctgccggtggtcaaagcctccaagaaagctct actgagtggctgtaacctctcagaggacatctgtccacttctgtcctcagttctcagctctcagtcctacagtctgacagaactggacctgagcaacaacgacctgcaggattctggactggagcagctgtgtcctggactggagagtccacactgtcacctggagtctctcag gctgtcaggctgtctgatctcagaggaagggagttcttctctggtctcagctctgacctccaacccctcccacctgagagagctggacctgagctacaaccatccaggggagtcagcagggaagcttctgtctatactggaggatccccgctggagactggacactctcag ggtggagcctgctggacaacgatggctgacaccaggtctgaggaagt attcctgtcaactcaccatcgatacaaacacagtcaacaaatacatcaaactgtctgacaacaacaggaagatcATGTGTGTGAGGGACtatcagtcatatcctgatcatccagacaggtttgatacCTGGcgtcagctgctgtgtagagaagttctgacgggtcgctgttactgggaggtccagtggagtgGAACAGTTcatgtatcagtgagttacaaaagaatcagcaggagaggaaactctgatgACTGTGGGTTTGGATGGAACGATAATTCCTGGAGTCTGTTATGTTCTGATGATGATCAGTACCGTGTCTATCACAATAAGAGAGAAACATCTTGCTCCTCCTCTACCTCAGTCTCTAACAGACTAACAGTGTATGTGGAcattcctgctggaactctgtccttctacagcatctcctctgacagactgatccacctccacaccttcaacaccacattcactgaacctctctatcCTGGGTTCGGGTTCGGGttcaatcctggtcctggttcttcagtgtctctgtgttga